In Novipirellula caenicola, one genomic interval encodes:
- a CDS encoding cytochrome-c peroxidase gives MLHVNVKAEESTSAAPPSNEVTLGEGNLLTGIPGEGDLTVAELKLWLAKPENHEELKVKLPLGLDAASANVFIPEDNPMTRAKIELGRQLYFDPRLSSDSTVSCASCHDPDQGYAANTQFGVGVRQQEGGRNSPVSYNRIVSKAQFWDGRAATLEEQAVGPIANPIEMGNTHSGCIDCLSGIPGYKLQFDAIFEDGLNIDNVGKALASFERAIVTGPAPYDYYAPLVRFEETFADDLEYLDEEPELKKQYDALKKAAAEHPMSESAKRGMKLTFGKANCTACHAGGNFTDEQYHNLGVGMAAEKPDLGRFEVSKDEKDRGAFKTPTMRNVAASPPYMHDGSQKTLEEVVEWYDRGGHPNPWLSDKVKPLKLTEQEKADLVAFMVEGLTGDFPPIQQGRFPE, from the coding sequence TTGCTGCATGTGAACGTCAAGGCCGAAGAAAGCACCTCGGCGGCACCTCCATCGAACGAGGTCACGTTGGGTGAGGGGAATCTGTTGACGGGGATTCCCGGTGAAGGCGATTTGACGGTGGCAGAGCTGAAACTTTGGCTCGCCAAGCCTGAGAATCATGAGGAGTTGAAAGTCAAACTGCCGCTGGGACTCGATGCCGCTAGTGCGAACGTGTTCATCCCCGAAGACAATCCGATGACGCGAGCTAAGATCGAGCTGGGGCGGCAATTGTATTTCGATCCTCGTCTGTCATCTGACAGCACCGTGTCGTGTGCGTCATGCCATGATCCCGACCAAGGTTATGCGGCAAACACACAATTTGGTGTTGGCGTTCGCCAACAAGAGGGGGGGCGTAACTCACCCGTCTCGTACAACCGAATTGTCAGCAAGGCCCAGTTCTGGGACGGACGCGCCGCGACGCTCGAAGAGCAAGCGGTCGGCCCCATCGCTAACCCGATCGAGATGGGCAATACCCACTCGGGCTGTATCGATTGCCTGTCCGGTATCCCGGGCTACAAGTTACAGTTCGATGCAATTTTCGAAGATGGATTGAACATCGACAACGTCGGCAAGGCGTTGGCAAGTTTCGAACGCGCTATCGTCACTGGTCCTGCCCCCTACGATTACTACGCTCCGTTGGTCCGATTCGAAGAGACGTTCGCGGATGATCTCGAGTATCTCGACGAAGAACCGGAGCTGAAGAAGCAGTATGACGCGCTGAAGAAGGCGGCGGCGGAGCACCCGATGAGCGAGTCGGCAAAACGTGGTATGAAGTTGACCTTTGGCAAAGCCAATTGCACGGCATGTCATGCCGGTGGCAACTTTACCGACGAACAGTACCACAATCTCGGGGTTGGAATGGCAGCCGAGAAGCCGGACCTTGGCCGATTTGAAGTCAGCAAGGACGAGAAGGACCGAGGTGCATTCAAGACACCGACGATGCGAAACGTCGCCGCGTCGCCTCCGTACATGCACGACGGCAGCCAGAAAACGCTTGAGGAAGTGGTCGAGTGGTACGACCGAGGCGGACATCCCAATCCATGGCTCAGCGACAAAGTGAAGCCGCTGAAGTTGACGGAACAGGAAAAGGCCGACTTGGTCGCATTCATGGTCGAAGGATTGACAGGCGATTTCCCGCCGATCCAGCAAGGCCGTTTCCCAGAATAA
- a CDS encoding MoxR family ATPase — MSSPPLSPPTINAADLLTKINHVRTSLQEVILGKADVIDSVLIAMLAEGSVLLEDVPGVGKTTLAKSMARLIDLEFQRIQCTPDLLPADIIGSSVFRPSSGTFEFRAGPVFSNLLIADEINRASPRTQSALLEAMAESQVTVDGKRYVLKRPFIVIATQNPSGFEGTFPLPESQLDRFLMRLSMDYPDTDSEIDLLLDQASSDPAAALTPVMTGDELTALQSFVRKVKVDRKAVAYIVEIAAATRTDTRLRVGVSPRGSKMLMRAAQAKAVLLGRDYVLPDDVQSLAPSILSHRVSPRNAIATSEETTLIIVDLLKSIEVPV, encoded by the coding sequence ATGTCATCGCCACCGCTCTCTCCCCCAACCATCAATGCTGCGGATTTGCTTACCAAAATCAACCACGTGCGGACTTCGCTGCAAGAGGTGATTCTAGGAAAAGCGGATGTCATCGACTCGGTTTTGATCGCAATGCTGGCCGAAGGCTCGGTGTTGCTCGAAGACGTCCCGGGCGTCGGCAAGACGACGCTGGCTAAATCGATGGCGCGTTTGATTGACCTCGAGTTTCAACGCATCCAATGCACCCCCGACCTGTTGCCCGCCGACATCATCGGCAGCAGTGTTTTCCGCCCCTCTTCGGGAACGTTCGAATTTCGCGCCGGACCGGTGTTTAGCAACCTATTGATCGCGGATGAAATCAACCGCGCCTCACCGCGGACGCAAAGCGCGTTGCTGGAAGCGATGGCCGAGTCCCAGGTCACGGTCGATGGCAAACGCTACGTGCTAAAGCGACCCTTCATTGTCATTGCAACTCAAAACCCGTCCGGATTCGAAGGCACGTTCCCGCTGCCCGAATCGCAACTGGACCGGTTCTTGATGCGATTGTCGATGGATTATCCTGACACCGACAGCGAGATTGACTTGCTGCTCGATCAAGCATCATCGGACCCCGCTGCCGCGTTGACGCCTGTCATGACTGGCGACGAATTGACTGCACTACAATCGTTTGTACGCAAAGTCAAAGTCGATCGCAAAGCCGTGGCCTATATCGTCGAGATCGCCGCCGCGACGCGAACCGACACACGGCTGCGAGTCGGCGTCAGCCCACGTGGATCAAAGATGTTGATGCGGGCCGCTCAAGCGAAAGCCGTTTTGCTGGGCCGTGATTACGTGTTACCCGACGATGTCCAAAGCTTGGCACCAAGCATCCTTTCGCACCGCGTGTCACCTCGTAACGCCATCGCCACTTCCGAAGAAACCACGCTGATCATCGTTGATCTGCTAAAGTCCATCGAAGTGCCTGTGTAA
- a CDS encoding DUF58 domain-containing protein, with the protein MATVLVFPLRTAIAIRRSATPASISMLLVGIISLNILWGYPWVGMFAACAATLGISLLVNQLMQPRLQADFSLPRCVEAGQTFNLRIHLKNLRHVPALQLTAGVDASRRKDLFRHFRRRRSNQRNDLSQAYQVLSDAESIGMISPRETVSSDVTIRFAHRGVHRLPDVCVKSSFPFCLFEFTKRIPSRTTLPITPRLLSQADDAGSSGKLSDMSGWIRKIAATEAYDYSGSREYETGMSVRRWDFASWARLGKPIVQEFQTPGVRMAFILVDTAVEPRLASSQTASAKATGERDTESADATAQRDETIEQVLSMAATCLTELWQRNVGVQLMITGESQDSADETPAVDKSANDLETTLIRLAMAHRTSTQQADEDLAAFVESMPQSPSMLITSRDEFPASIRNAACKFMRVQ; encoded by the coding sequence GTGGCTACCGTGTTGGTGTTTCCACTACGAACGGCAATCGCGATACGCCGCTCCGCGACCCCCGCATCGATTTCGATGTTGCTGGTCGGCATCATCTCGCTGAACATCCTGTGGGGCTATCCCTGGGTTGGCATGTTTGCCGCGTGTGCCGCCACGCTTGGAATCAGCCTGCTGGTCAACCAATTAATGCAGCCTCGTTTGCAAGCCGATTTTTCGCTGCCGCGTTGTGTCGAAGCGGGCCAGACATTCAACCTGCGAATCCATCTCAAGAACCTACGCCATGTGCCGGCGTTACAGTTGACCGCGGGAGTCGACGCTTCGCGTCGCAAAGACTTGTTCCGGCATTTTCGCCGGCGGCGATCAAACCAACGAAACGACTTATCGCAGGCGTATCAAGTGCTGTCGGATGCCGAATCGATTGGCATGATCTCGCCGCGTGAAACCGTATCGTCCGACGTCACGATTCGCTTTGCTCATCGAGGCGTGCATCGGTTGCCGGACGTTTGCGTGAAATCGTCGTTTCCATTCTGCTTGTTTGAATTCACCAAACGAATTCCCAGCCGCACGACACTTCCGATCACGCCTCGTTTGCTGAGCCAAGCCGACGACGCGGGCTCCAGCGGCAAGTTGTCGGACATGTCGGGTTGGATTCGCAAGATTGCGGCCACGGAAGCTTACGATTATTCCGGCAGCCGCGAATATGAAACCGGCATGTCGGTACGACGTTGGGACTTTGCATCGTGGGCACGGCTTGGCAAGCCGATCGTCCAAGAATTCCAAACCCCCGGCGTTCGGATGGCGTTCATTCTGGTCGACACCGCCGTCGAACCGCGTCTCGCCTCAAGCCAAACCGCTTCCGCCAAAGCGACTGGCGAGCGAGATACTGAATCCGCGGATGCCACCGCGCAGCGAGACGAAACGATCGAGCAGGTGTTATCAATGGCCGCCACCTGTTTGACCGAACTTTGGCAACGGAACGTCGGCGTCCAGTTGATGATCACCGGCGAATCGCAAGATTCTGCGGACGAGACGCCTGCGGTTGATAAATCCGCCAACGATTTGGAAACGACGCTGATCCGATTGGCGATGGCGCATCGTACCAGCACCCAACAAGCCGACGAGGATCTCGCGGCCTTTGTCGAATCGATGCCCCAGTCGCCGTCGATGCTGATCACATCGCGAGATGAATTCCCAGCAAGCATCCGCAACGCCGCTTGCAAATTCATGCGTGTGCAATAG
- a CDS encoding prenyltransferase/squalene oxidase repeat-containing protein — protein MSQADSQSDLIHPDVVPAPLGGNPHDAGAVPPPPASPPIPPPPPPRATLPPLRSTPLRSEDPFPADEVAQPAPVVASGIGSAKSLRWRDELPNFIRRKGKSDGAAENNTAADNAPPDAETSEPSTEEKIVRGAPPWLISTVIHLVLLLALALITTPAGDAISRVLLEIGQSETKEEVNFTEFVVDPSDLLVDASDIETDQEVMVDIPSIFEDASDSVDSEVVMADIGLGPEIEITRPMFNGRSGAMKSTLLALYGGTKETQQAVEMGLEWLSRNQNNDGGWSKRGPYSDGGVVENRTAATAMALLAFLGDGNTHTKGKYAEQVDKGVKYLVKQQSRSGFMAKDARGHEQAYAQAQATIVLCELYGMTKDSWLRDKAQIAIEYAQDAQGAQGGWRYYPKSDSDTSVTGWFVMALESGSSAGLEVNRSVLYNVEGYLDLAQASGGAQYCYQPRNRPSPPMTAEGLLCRQYLGWPRNHAPMVQGIDALWEVAPFDYSNRDCYYWYYATQMLHHFGGEPWQRWNEKMRVELPAHQTTRGRERGSWDPQGDRWGDHGRLYSTCLSLFCLEVYYRHMPLYAGHAVE, from the coding sequence ATGTCGCAAGCGGATTCCCAGTCCGATTTGATCCACCCTGATGTGGTTCCCGCACCTCTGGGGGGAAATCCTCATGATGCTGGGGCCGTTCCCCCGCCGCCGGCGAGTCCTCCTATCCCGCCGCCACCGCCTCCGCGTGCGACGTTGCCTCCGCTGCGATCCACACCCCTTCGCAGTGAAGACCCATTTCCTGCGGACGAGGTGGCTCAGCCAGCCCCGGTGGTCGCTAGCGGGATCGGGTCAGCCAAATCGCTTCGCTGGCGTGATGAGCTGCCCAATTTTATCCGCCGCAAAGGCAAGTCAGACGGGGCTGCTGAAAATAACACCGCCGCCGATAACGCACCGCCCGACGCTGAAACCAGCGAACCGTCCACCGAAGAAAAAATCGTCCGAGGTGCTCCGCCTTGGTTGATCAGTACCGTCATCCACTTGGTGTTGTTATTGGCGTTGGCGCTGATCACGACTCCGGCGGGCGATGCGATCAGTCGCGTGCTGCTGGAAATCGGTCAAAGCGAAACGAAAGAAGAAGTCAACTTTACCGAATTTGTTGTCGACCCCAGTGATTTGCTGGTCGATGCATCCGATATCGAGACCGATCAAGAGGTGATGGTCGATATCCCCTCGATCTTCGAAGACGCCTCGGACTCGGTCGATTCGGAAGTTGTGATGGCGGACATCGGGCTTGGCCCCGAGATTGAAATCACGCGTCCAATGTTCAACGGACGCTCTGGAGCGATGAAGTCGACGCTGTTAGCACTTTATGGCGGCACGAAAGAGACGCAGCAGGCCGTTGAAATGGGCTTGGAATGGCTCAGCCGCAATCAGAACAACGACGGCGGATGGAGTAAGCGAGGTCCATATTCCGATGGCGGCGTGGTCGAAAACCGAACGGCCGCGACGGCGATGGCGCTGTTGGCGTTCCTTGGCGATGGCAATACCCACACTAAGGGCAAGTACGCCGAGCAGGTGGACAAGGGGGTCAAGTATTTGGTCAAACAGCAGTCACGCAGCGGGTTTATGGCCAAAGACGCGCGTGGCCACGAACAGGCTTATGCTCAGGCGCAAGCGACGATCGTGCTGTGTGAACTCTATGGCATGACCAAGGATTCGTGGCTCCGTGACAAGGCTCAAATCGCCATCGAATACGCTCAGGACGCTCAAGGGGCCCAGGGAGGATGGCGATATTATCCCAAGTCAGATTCGGACACGTCGGTCACGGGATGGTTCGTGATGGCGCTCGAAAGTGGTTCATCGGCAGGGTTGGAAGTCAACCGCAGCGTGTTGTACAACGTCGAAGGCTACTTGGATCTAGCGCAAGCCAGTGGTGGCGCCCAGTACTGCTACCAACCCCGCAACCGCCCCAGCCCGCCGATGACCGCCGAAGGTTTGCTGTGCCGGCAATACCTCGGTTGGCCGCGAAATCATGCTCCGATGGTGCAAGGCATCGATGCGTTGTGGGAAGTTGCGCCGTTCGACTACAGCAATCGCGACTGTTATTACTGGTACTACGCGACTCAGATGTTGCACCACTTTGGCGGCGAGCCATGGCAGCGTTGGAATGAGAAAATGCGAGTGGAGTTGCCCGCGCACCAGACGACTCGCGGGCGCGAACGAGGCAGCTGGGATCCGCAAGGCGACCGCTGGGGCGATCATGGCCGCTTGTATTCGACCTGTTTGTCGCTGTTCTGTTTAGAAGTCTACTACCGACACATGCCGCTGTACGCAGGACATGCAGTCGAGTAA
- a CDS encoding tetratricopeptide repeat protein, whose amino-acid sequence MESSVTAEKARQAITLFRNAVNLIRLLQRSAIPRWSDGLTTWFSDKRPPDDRDETPFYNDAELERYREARVWLKRSIELNPYFPDAYLLLGNAFAEIDSDFDTMLAYYDKALALDPDNDEFHNARMAHYLTTGRLNLALDDLLHLERLQSGYAESMREHYESAVECGEK is encoded by the coding sequence ATGGAATCATCTGTCACCGCTGAGAAAGCCCGCCAAGCAATCACGTTGTTTCGGAATGCAGTAAACCTGATTCGATTGCTGCAACGTTCGGCGATTCCTCGCTGGTCTGATGGCTTGACCACTTGGTTTTCCGACAAACGCCCGCCGGATGATCGCGATGAGACGCCGTTCTACAACGACGCGGAGCTGGAACGCTATCGTGAGGCACGCGTCTGGCTAAAACGGTCAATCGAGCTTAACCCGTATTTTCCCGACGCTTACTTGCTACTTGGCAATGCCTTTGCTGAGATTGACAGTGATTTCGATACGATGCTCGCGTACTACGACAAGGCATTAGCACTGGATCCAGACAACGATGAATTCCACAACGCTAGGATGGCGCACTATTTAACGACTGGCAGGCTGAATCTGGCCTTGGACGATCTTTTGCACTTGGAGCGACTGCAATCTGGCTACGCGGAATCGATGCGCGAACACTATGAAAGTGCTGTAGAATGCGGGGAAAAATGA
- a CDS encoding DUF7691 family protein, with product MVESLAAARISLPFADTQIASIHMGYSHNFFAIDIERLQSVHGSKDHDLLRKVLKDHADDVEDNDAFFEEEIEEGEMPNTATALRQIFEGEIQSNVEGAMYGYALQMIADQMGQLVEGGEYGVGAVRDQPFHSLLLQSGVPISIPLPSDFPEIGFLSRDQISDELQRARNYKHNLGPDSTLTPYQQRMAESEEIIDDVHAYIETLEKAQAIGLGLISFRH from the coding sequence ATGGTTGAATCGCTCGCCGCCGCCCGCATATCGCTCCCGTTCGCCGACACTCAAATTGCGTCAATCCACATGGGATACTCACACAACTTTTTCGCGATTGACATCGAAAGACTGCAGTCCGTTCACGGCTCGAAAGATCACGACCTGTTGCGCAAGGTTCTGAAGGATCACGCTGACGACGTCGAAGATAACGACGCTTTCTTCGAGGAAGAGATCGAAGAAGGTGAGATGCCTAATACGGCAACTGCACTCAGGCAAATCTTCGAAGGCGAAATCCAGAGCAACGTCGAGGGCGCAATGTACGGGTATGCACTTCAGATGATTGCCGATCAAATGGGACAACTTGTCGAGGGCGGCGAATACGGCGTGGGAGCAGTTCGAGATCAACCATTTCACTCGCTGCTCTTGCAGTCCGGCGTTCCAATTTCGATTCCATTGCCAAGCGATTTTCCGGAGATCGGATTCTTATCTCGTGATCAGATTTCAGACGAGCTACAACGTGCAAGGAACTACAAACACAACTTGGGACCTGATTCAACACTGACGCCGTACCAGCAACGAATGGCAGAGTCGGAAGAGATTATTGATGATGTCCATGCTTACATCGAAACCCTCGAGAAGGCGCAGGCTATCGGGCTCGGTTTAATTTCCTTCCGCCACTAA
- a CDS encoding TlpA disulfide reductase family protein: MRSVFEPIQCVLVVLLFHAGSIIANGDEPNELKRTLGVHESQLATLSNAKIAWTVRYLDANGTEQSVEKFSTVLSQSGEVTTNFRGNAKPVCAIWNSNRFVDIVGYDANAELKSDIAVVGMRASLYDDVKPIRRLFPWRSLRSYRLFASDPDMTFVDLCNKSSFDPKVLLDDGDIFQVKIGHPGSTPDPNIGTPGIPRGTSVLISFDKTHGHLVNSHETTLMLAGETQPFTQIMRVLKWDELAAGEYFPAEVQYVAKTGGNVVFSQLIQFDLSEIGELSGQDSFRLPPNLLVTSFGKPRSTMPHGYHVTTKHGDLGPEYADLRIALVRQSHQLGRVNDAEFKAQLKAIGESPEVGAKAPTIVARNMRSNESDMVSFDKQFTAIEFWSTTCGPCQYSMSAFNEFASEVDEKYPGKVQCIAICLDEDASVAKNHIDARKWFNLTSFLDRYVDESRKTSPSYPFEIARKYVVTGVPLCVLIDQNGTIVFRGHSFDEGKAVLMEYIDAK; the protein is encoded by the coding sequence ATGCGGTCCGTCTTCGAGCCTATTCAATGTGTCCTGGTCGTGCTCTTGTTTCACGCGGGCTCTATCATCGCGAACGGTGACGAACCAAATGAGTTGAAACGGACGCTAGGCGTGCACGAGTCGCAGTTGGCGACCTTGTCTAATGCCAAGATTGCATGGACTGTCCGCTATCTCGATGCAAATGGTACCGAACAGTCTGTCGAAAAATTCTCCACTGTGCTGTCGCAATCTGGCGAAGTTACGACCAACTTTCGAGGGAATGCGAAGCCGGTTTGCGCGATATGGAACAGCAATCGTTTCGTCGACATCGTTGGCTACGATGCAAATGCTGAACTGAAGAGCGACATCGCGGTAGTTGGGATGCGTGCAAGTCTGTACGACGACGTAAAGCCAATTCGGCGACTCTTTCCTTGGCGGTCTTTGCGGTCATACCGACTCTTCGCTTCGGACCCAGATATGACCTTCGTTGACCTATGCAATAAGTCTTCTTTCGATCCCAAGGTGTTGCTCGACGATGGCGATATTTTTCAAGTCAAAATTGGGCATCCGGGAAGCACGCCCGATCCAAACATTGGAACACCAGGCATCCCACGAGGAACCTCCGTTTTAATCAGTTTTGACAAAACTCATGGTCACCTGGTTAACAGCCATGAGACCACGCTAATGCTTGCTGGCGAAACGCAGCCATTTACTCAGATTATGCGTGTCCTCAAGTGGGATGAGCTAGCGGCGGGCGAATACTTTCCTGCAGAGGTCCAATATGTTGCCAAAACAGGTGGTAATGTCGTTTTCAGCCAGCTAATTCAGTTCGATCTTTCAGAGATCGGAGAGCTATCTGGACAAGACTCTTTTCGCCTCCCGCCAAATTTGCTTGTCACAAGTTTCGGAAAACCACGCTCAACCATGCCACACGGCTACCATGTGACAACAAAACACGGAGATTTGGGTCCGGAATACGCAGATCTGAGGATCGCGCTGGTGCGTCAAAGTCATCAACTCGGTCGCGTAAACGATGCTGAATTTAAGGCCCAGCTCAAGGCAATTGGCGAGTCGCCCGAGGTGGGGGCGAAAGCGCCGACAATTGTCGCCCGAAACATGCGATCGAATGAGTCTGACATGGTGAGTTTCGATAAACAATTCACTGCGATTGAGTTTTGGTCGACGACTTGCGGTCCTTGTCAATATTCGATGTCAGCATTCAATGAGTTTGCGTCAGAGGTTGACGAGAAATATCCTGGCAAGGTCCAGTGCATCGCGATTTGCCTGGACGAAGATGCCTCCGTTGCAAAGAACCATATTGACGCTAGAAAATGGTTCAATTTGACAAGCTTTTTAGATCGCTATGTCGACGAATCACGTAAAACATCTCCTTCGTACCCATTTGAGATTGCTCGCAAGTATGTCGTTACTGGCGTTCCGTTGTGCGTCCTGATTGACCAAAACGGAACGATCGTCTTTCGTGGACATTCATTTGACGAAGGAAAAGCGGTCCTCATGGAATACATTGATGCCAAATAA
- a CDS encoding cation:proton antiporter: MFTLTDTLTILEAYDLSLVVVGLGVLGLATLLHRFQGYPFSFPILALSAGYAAFALPLDLPSLDPREHGAIALHLTELGVIVSLMGVGLKIDRLLQWRTWSATWRLLGICMPLTIAGVATLAWYLIGLEASAAVLLGAALAPTDPVLASDVQVGKPDEEIPEGSKQAESEEASNETDPTEKEDELRFTLTAEAGLNDSLAFPFTYLAILMLNEGLSPTNWIGQWVLVDLVYRLVVALIAGVAIGWGLSRLLLRVPVESEQERMRAGVGSLAATLLLYGVTEILGGYGFLAVFIGGVTIRHSEQTMQSHRSMHAFAEQTEQLFMTVTLLALGGAIAGGLLAPLTWAGVALGLLLVFVLRPAAGMISLLGEQRLSLLDRGIVSFFGVRGIGCLFYLAYGAETESFSNEDTLWAVCSFAVVLSVIVHGIAAAPVMQFRDQRLRRKKQQDGQRERA, translated from the coding sequence TTGTTCACCCTAACAGACACCCTCACCATTTTGGAAGCTTACGATCTATCCCTCGTGGTCGTGGGCTTGGGGGTGCTTGGTCTGGCGACGCTATTGCACCGATTTCAAGGTTATCCGTTTTCGTTTCCAATTCTCGCACTTTCAGCTGGCTACGCCGCCTTCGCTTTGCCACTGGACCTCCCTTCGCTCGATCCCAGGGAACACGGCGCGATTGCCTTGCATCTGACTGAGCTTGGCGTGATTGTCTCGTTGATGGGCGTGGGGTTGAAAATTGATCGGCTCCTGCAGTGGCGCACTTGGAGTGCGACGTGGCGACTGCTAGGCATCTGCATGCCTCTGACGATCGCCGGGGTCGCGACTCTTGCCTGGTACTTGATCGGCCTCGAAGCGTCGGCTGCGGTGTTACTGGGGGCCGCACTGGCGCCGACCGATCCAGTCCTGGCGTCGGACGTGCAGGTTGGGAAGCCGGACGAGGAGATTCCCGAGGGCAGCAAGCAGGCCGAGAGCGAGGAGGCCTCCAACGAGACGGATCCCACCGAGAAAGAGGACGAGCTGCGGTTCACACTCACGGCCGAAGCTGGACTCAACGACTCGTTGGCCTTTCCCTTCACGTACCTTGCGATTCTGATGCTCAACGAGGGGCTATCGCCAACGAACTGGATCGGCCAGTGGGTACTGGTCGATCTCGTCTATCGGCTTGTCGTGGCGCTCATTGCTGGTGTAGCGATCGGCTGGGGGTTGTCTCGCTTGCTATTGCGGGTGCCGGTGGAATCCGAACAGGAGAGGATGAGGGCCGGCGTCGGATCACTAGCGGCGACACTGCTGTTGTACGGAGTGACCGAGATTTTGGGGGGATACGGATTCCTGGCGGTGTTCATCGGGGGAGTCACGATCCGGCACAGCGAACAGACGATGCAATCGCATCGATCGATGCATGCGTTTGCCGAGCAAACGGAGCAGCTCTTTATGACGGTCACCCTGCTCGCCCTCGGCGGTGCGATTGCCGGTGGTTTACTGGCTCCGCTAACATGGGCAGGGGTCGCGCTAGGGTTACTATTGGTGTTCGTTCTACGCCCAGCTGCCGGAATGATCAGCCTGCTGGGAGAACAGCGGCTTTCCCTCTTGGACCGCGGCATCGTCAGTTTCTTTGGAGTACGAGGCATCGGATGCCTGTTTTATCTTGCCTATGGAGCGGAAACGGAGAGCTTTTCCAATGAGGACACGTTATGGGCCGTTTGTTCGTTTGCCGTCGTGTTGTCTGTGATTGTGCATGGCATCGCAGCAGCACCCGTGATGCAATTTCGCGACCAGCGTCTGCGCCGCAAAAAGCAACAAGATGGTCAGCGTGAGCGAGCCTGA
- a CDS encoding terminase gpA endonuclease subunit, giving the protein MLGREWKRDDGAAMKIGRCLIDANWGHSTNVIYQFCRQSPHASILLPSHGRFVGASSSPFSEYKRRPGDRVGLNWRVPLIHGKRAIRHVIYDTNWWKSFTHARLAVAMGDRGCLSIFGDRAEQHRLFAEQITTE; this is encoded by the coding sequence ATCCTTGGTCGCGAATGGAAACGCGATGACGGAGCAGCCATGAAAATCGGCCGCTGTCTCATCGATGCCAACTGGGGCCACTCCACCAACGTCATCTACCAGTTTTGCCGACAAAGCCCACATGCTTCGATCTTACTTCCATCCCACGGCAGGTTCGTCGGCGCATCCTCCAGTCCCTTCAGCGAATACAAACGCCGGCCCGGCGATCGTGTCGGTCTCAACTGGCGAGTCCCCTTGATCCACGGCAAGCGGGCGATCCGCCACGTCATCTATGACACGAACTGGTGGAAGTCCTTCACTCACGCACGCCTCGCCGTCGCGATGGGCGACCGAGGCTGCCTTTCCATCTTCGGAGACCGCGCCGAGCAACACCGTCTATTTGCCGAGCAGATCACCACCGAGTAA
- a CDS encoding carboxypeptidase regulatory-like domain-containing protein, giving the protein MNCTRVRSIGLASLALFSLLLTGCDGSSGSYHGTVQFDDGSPVQSGSVEFRSLADGSRFASRIATDGSFSLADQEGRLGCPPGDYEVVVVQIVLTEDLAAEAHEHGRTVPRRFADYYTSGLRVTNDADSTSPLRITLQPSSQSAD; this is encoded by the coding sequence TTGAACTGCACGCGTGTTCGATCCATCGGGTTGGCGAGCCTCGCCCTTTTCAGCTTGCTGTTGACTGGTTGTGACGGTTCGAGCGGCTCGTACCACGGCACTGTCCAGTTCGATGATGGCAGTCCCGTGCAATCCGGCAGCGTTGAATTTCGATCGCTCGCCGACGGAAGTCGCTTCGCCAGTCGCATCGCCACCGACGGCAGTTTCTCGCTTGCGGACCAAGAGGGCAGACTCGGTTGTCCGCCCGGCGATTACGAAGTCGTCGTGGTGCAAATCGTCTTGACCGAAGACCTAGCCGCCGAAGCCCACGAGCACGGTCGCACCGTCCCCCGCCGCTTTGCCGACTACTACACCAGCGGGCTGCGAGTGACCAACGATGCCGATTCCACTTCTCCGCTGCGGATCACGCTCCAGCCATCCAGCCAATCGGCGGATTGA